Sequence from the Triticum aestivum cultivar Chinese Spring unplaced genomic scaffold, IWGSC CS RefSeq v2.1 scaffold207575, whole genome shotgun sequence genome:
GACCGTAATTGTTGTCGGTGGCTGCAAAATTTGATTCGATTATATGAACATATTTTGTTTTGGATCATACGACTCAATAACTTCTACTACGTCATAATAAAGTTACCTCTTCTTTCTTCTCGTCCTTCGTAGGTGGTGGCAGAGTATGCTCTTGCTTCTCCTTCTACGGGGGTGGTGGATGAATAGGGGAGATCAACTCAACCCTTCTCTTTGTTTTCCTTTGAACTCTTTCGCAAACCTTGGTGGGATCCGCGGTCCTGCTCTTCACCACCACAGTCTTTGGTTGGCTATTGGCCCTCACGTTCTCAACACCTATTTGCAAATATCGATATCTCTGGATGTTATGTGTCTCTCTAAACAAATATCGGATTGCAAGCACGGGTATGAAATATTGCAAACCTTCAAATATGAGGAGGGATTTCTCAACCTTCTTCGCGCAACCTTGGCAGTCCATGTCTACCTTAAGCGAAATATCTCGAGGCTCCTCTGCAGACTCCTCCTTCTCAGACTCCTTTTGTTCCTTTGGGGCCGCAAAGAGGAAACATTGCTAGTTGGCACGATATATAAAGATGAAATCAGGAAACGAAACGCTACCGCAAcctttgtacaaaaaatttcagtttATAAGCGTACATTTTCCGATTAATGTTGGTGTTCATATTGCTCCAAATCTATTTTTTTAGATTGACAAGTATCTTTTCTCTCCTAAAAAAATATCTTTTTTGCGGTAGCTTAGGAAAAGTTTTGATTTACAATGTAGACAAATTAAATCATGAAACAAAATGCTAAAGGTATTATATACAATGTTCAATTCAAGTGTAAAATTTCAGATTAATGTCAGAGTTTAAATAACTCAAATAGTTTTTTAGTTAAAAAAACTTACTTCTCCCATTTCTTGGCCGAAGACTCTTTTTAACCGACCACTCAGGAAGGAGGGAAAAGCTTGCGTCTATTCTGTGCTTGGACACCTTCTACCACTTCTTTGGTTTCGTCGCTCCTGGATTCACAACGACACAACCATTGGCGGTTATATAGGCGGCCAAAGCAGATGCTGCC
This genomic interval carries:
- the LOC123178436 gene encoding heavy metal-associated isoprenylated plant protein 7-like isoform X1 is translated as MGEQCFLFAAPKEQKESEKEESAEEPRDISLKVDMDCQGCAKKVEKSLLIFEGVENVRANSQPKTVVVKSRTADPTKVCERVQRKTKRRVELISPIHPPPP
- the LOC123178436 gene encoding heavy metal-associated isoprenylated plant protein 7-like isoform X2, which encodes MGEEQKESEKEESAEEPRDISLKVDMDCQGCAKKVEKSLLIFEGVENVRANSQPKTVVVKSRTADPTKVCERVQRKTKRRVELISPIHPPPP